The following nucleotide sequence is from Streptomyces bathyalis.
AGACCTGGTCATGGGTCCTGGACCGCCTCGACGCCCTGCTGCGGGGCCGGGCCGCACCCTGAGCCCCTCACCTGCAACCCCGCCGTCGCCGCGTCCGCAGGAACCCGCGCGCACTCAGCGCCGCCACGCATCAGACCGATCCATACCTCTTGATCAACAGGCAGAGGCGATGAACTCCGAGCACCGCACCACCACATCCGTCACGACGCCGATAACAGCGGACCTGCTGCGCGGCGCCCTCGATCTGGAACGGACCGCACACGGCGTACTGCCGCACCGGCTGCCCGCACGCGCCCGCGCCCAGTGCACCGACGGACAGCTCGCCATGGCCGAGGCGCAGCCCTCCGGCGTGCGGCTGGTCTTCCGCACGCGGGCCACCACCGTAGAGCTGGACACGCTGCCGACCAAGCGGGTCTACATCGGCGCTCCGCCCCGCCCCGACGGCGTGTACGACCTGCTCGTCGACGGCCGCCTCGCGGGGCAGGCCGGCGTGGCAGGCGGCAACACCCTGACCATCGACATGGCCACCGGGACCGCCGAGAAGCGTCCGGGCACGGGCGGCACCGTCCGCTTCAGCGGCATGCCCGACAGCCCCAAGGACGTCGAGATCTGGCTGCCGCACAACGAGACCACCGAACTCGTCGCCCTGCGCACCGACGCACCCGTCGAACCCGCGCCCGACCGCGGCCGCAAGGTGTGGCTGCATCACGGCAGTTCGATCAGCCACGGCTCCGACGCCGCCAGCCCCACGACCACCTGGCCCGCGCTCGCGGCGGCCCTCGGCGGGGTGGAGCTGATCAATCTCGGCCTGGCCGGGAGCGCCCTGCTCGATCCGTTCACCGCCCGCGCGCTGCGCGACACCCCCGCCGACCTGATCAGCGTCAAGATCGGCATCAACCTGGTCAACGCCGATGTGATGCGGCTGCGCGCCCTCACCCCCGCCGTCCACGGGTTCCTCGACACCATCCGCGAGGGCCACCCCAAGGCTCCGCTTCTGGTCGTCTCGCCCATCCACTGCCCCATCCACGAGGACGCGCCCGGCCCCAGCGCCCCGGACCTCGAGGCGCTCAGCACCGGGCAGTTGCGCTTCCGGGCCGGGGGCGACCCGGCGGACGTCGCGAGCGGGAAGCTGACGCTGAAGGTCGTGCGGGAGGAGCTGGCCCGGATCGTGGAGCAGCGTGCGGCGGAGGACGCGAATCTGCACCTGCTCGACGGCCTCGAGCTCTACGGGGAGGCCGACTTCGCCGAGCTGCCCCTGCCCGACGGGCTCCACCCGGACGCGGCAACGCACCGCCGCATCGGAGAACGCTTCGCCGACCTTGCGTTCACCGCCAACAGGCCCTTCGGGGAACGCAGCTCATGAGGCGGGCGTGCGAAGCACCCATCCTTGGGCCCCCGCGCCCTCCAGGCGGCGTGAGCCCACGGAGCTGCGGGCCCGGAGAACGTCCGGGAGGTGCCGCCGGTCAGGAATATTTGAAAACTGAACTTCATTGACCGGAGTGCACTGCTCGCCCGCACCCAGGAGGTCACCATGCCGGCCGTCACCGCGGACACCCTCACCCTGCCGCGCGTCCCGTCTCCCGCGGGTGCGGGCGTCCGCTGGCGAGAGGTCACCAAGACCGTGACCGCCCGCCGTCAGCTGGAAGGGGAAGGCTTCGAGGTACGCAGGCCGTTCCCCGGGACGGACCTCGCCGTTGCGGATCCGTTCCTGCTGCTGGACCACCTCGGGGCGGTCGAGTACGGCCCCGGTGAGGCCAAGGGCGCCCCCTGGCACCCGCACCGCGGCTTCGAGACCGTGACCTACATGCTCGACGGGGCCTTCGAGCACAACGACTCCACCGGTGGCGGCGGCCTGATCACCGAGGGCGCCACCCAGTGGATGACGGCAGGCGCGGGCGTGCTGCACTCCGAGCTGCCTCCGCAGGACTTCGTCGCCAAGGGCGGCCTCTTCCACGGGATCCAGCTGTGGGTCAATCTGCCCAAATCGCTGAAGTGGACCCCGGCCCAGTACCAGGACATCACTGCCGGACAGACGGTCCTGCTCTCCAGCGATGACGGCGGGAGCCTGCTGCGCGTCATCGCGGGCGACCTCGCCGGACACCGCGGCCCAGGCGTGACCAGGACGCCCATCACCTACGTCCACGCCACGGTGAGCCCCGGAGCGAAACTCGGTCTGCCCTGGCCGCAGGAGTTCAACGCGCTGGTCTACGTGCTGGCCGGCCGCGGCACCGTCGGAACCGATCGGCGGCCGCTGGAGGAAGGGCAGTTGGCCGTCCTCGGCCCCGGCGAGGCCCTCACCCTGCAGGCGGCTGACGGTCAGGACTACAACGGCAGCCGCACCGGCTGGGAGGTGCTGCTCCTGGGCGGGCTGCCGATCCGCGAACCCATCGCCCGCTACGGCCCGTTCGTGATGAACACCAAGGCGGAGATCATCCAGGCGGTCGAGGACTTCCAGAACGGCCGTCTCGGCACCACCGCGCCCCGGCCCGTGCCGCACCGCACGGCAACCGACGCGCCCCTGGGCGGGGACGCAGCCGGGGAGTAGGGGACCGGAGCGACCAGAAGGAAGCGACCAGAAGGAGGGGCCTGCGGCGGAGCCGGAAGCGCGGCGCCGCGGCAGGCTCAGATCGCGAGGGTCTCGGCGGGGCTGACACCATACGCATGGTGATAGGAGGCCACGAAATCCGCCGGCTTGGCGAATCCCCAGCGCGCGCCGACGGACGCCACCGTCTCACCGCCGTCGGCCGACGCGGCATCGTCGGCAGCGAGAAGTTCGAAGTGCGCGCGGTCCAGCCGGACGCTGCGCAGGCAACCGAAGACGCTGCTGGTGCGATGGCGGGCGAAGGCGATCTGCAGGGCGTGCGGGGTGACTCGGGCCGCGGCGGCGATGTCCGCGAGGCTGATGTCCTTGTGCGCGTTCTCCTCAATGAACGCGACAGCCCTCGCCACGGCACCGGCGGTGGCGTCGCCGCCGTCCGCCGAAGTGGGCTCCGGGCCACCGGTGTTGGGGAACATGCGCAGTGCGTTCGTTGCGAGGTTGCGCGCCAGATTGCCCACCACGAGCGGTTCGCTCATCGCGTCGGGGCCGGCGGAGAACACGTCGCGCACATATCCGACCGCCTCGCGCCACTGAGCCCCGAGATCTGCGGACGCCGGCTGCGTACCGGAGAACTGCAGGGAACTGTCCGGCTCTTCCTCGGAAAAGCCGGCGGTCCGCATCAGGAGGGGCTGGCTCAGGACGACCGACCCGAAGTCGAGGTTGTGCACGGTGGCGCTGAAGGGCCGGTCCGGCGGTGAGATGACGGCGATGTCACCCGGACCCACGCGTTCGCTGTTGCCCTCCCACCGGTGCTCCACCCAGCCCGACCTCGGCTGGACGATCGCGAGATTTCCCAGCGGGTCGACGTCGTAGCCGATGTCCATGGACAGCGTCACGTCGTCGACGCAGAAGCAGCCGACGTCGTAGCGGGCGTGCCTGATGAACTGGTCCCGCTCGCTTCCCTTCATGCGCAGCTCGGTGCCGTAGGTGGCGTTCATGAAGGAGCGGCCCACGTCGAGGTCGTTGGTCTCGAACACTGTCCGCCTCAAACCGTGGCGTTCAAGGTCGGAATGGACGGTGGCGGCGTTCATGAGCTTTCCCGCAACGAGGGGTCAGTTCCGCAGAGTGTGGTCGGGCGGCTGCCCGTACACGTCGTGGTAGTGGACGGCGAAGATCTCGGGACTGGGGAAACCCCAGCGTGTGGCGATGGAGGAGACCGTCACCTCGGTGGCCGGGTCGGTGGCCTGGAGTTCGCGGTGGGCGCGCGCCAGGCGCACGCGGCGCAGGTAGCCGAACGGAGTGGTCTCGAACCGCGAGGCGAAGGCCGCGTTCAGTTCCTGGGGTGAGACGGATGCCTCGGCGGCGATCTCGTCCAGCGTGATCGGCCGGCCGGCGTGAACATCGATGAAGTCGGCCGCGCGCCGGACCGCCGCGGGCGAGATCTGGCCGGGACCGGGCCGGTAGTGAGACGTCATGGTCGTGTTCGGGAACACCTGCACGACTGCCGCTCCGAGCATGTCCAGCGTCTCGGCGCGGACCAGCGGCGCCGAGAGGGGACTGTCGGGCGTCTCCAGCTGATGGCTGACGAACCCGACCGTGGAGCGCCAGAACCTGTCCATCGCCGGGGAGACCGGCGCCGTGCCGGTGAAGCGCACCTCGTCCTCGCCGCAGCTTTCGGCTGCGGCCCGCTCGGCGACCCGCAGAGGCATGGACAGGACCTCCGCACGCATGTCGCTCCAGCTGATCCGGATGGGGACCCCGGGCGGGTAGAGCGCCGTGTCTCCCACGTTCAGGGCGGCCTCCTGGTCACTTGAGGTGACGCTGAGACGTCCCCCGGTGAGGCAGGCGAACAGCATCAGGTCCTCGAAGACGTCGCAGTCCGCCGTCGCGGTCGCGGAATGCGCGAGGCGATCCAGGCCGATGTCGGCCACGCTCCTACGGTGGAAGCCAAAGGCGAAATCCTCCGTGGAAGACAGCGTCTGCCGGCAGTCGCCGTACATCTCCCGGGTCGTCGCCTGCGCGGCGGCCGGGTCCGACGTGGTGAAGTCGAACCACTCCACCGCGGGCTGCTGAGCGTCCGCTGTCATGATCACCTCCACCACAGCGGTGCAGGACCTGCCGGACCCCTTCTTTGACCGTACTCCTCACCCACCCGGTGACGGACGGCGCGCCGCCCGGCGCCGGGCCCCTGCGACCACGCCGCCGGGCCTCTCCCCCGGCAGAGCACGGATCCGCCGGGGGATGCGCCCCCGGCCGTCAGAACTCGGAGTTGATGACCG
It contains:
- a CDS encoding GDSL-type esterase/lipase family protein, encoding MNSEHRTTTSVTTPITADLLRGALDLERTAHGVLPHRLPARARAQCTDGQLAMAEAQPSGVRLVFRTRATTVELDTLPTKRVYIGAPPRPDGVYDLLVDGRLAGQAGVAGGNTLTIDMATGTAEKRPGTGGTVRFSGMPDSPKDVEIWLPHNETTELVALRTDAPVEPAPDRGRKVWLHHGSSISHGSDAASPTTTWPALAAALGGVELINLGLAGSALLDPFTARALRDTPADLISVKIGINLVNADVMRLRALTPAVHGFLDTIREGHPKAPLLVVSPIHCPIHEDAPGPSAPDLEALSTGQLRFRAGGDPADVASGKLTLKVVREELARIVEQRAAEDANLHLLDGLELYGEADFAELPLPDGLHPDAATHRRIGERFADLAFTANRPFGERSS
- a CDS encoding pirin family protein; this encodes MPAVTADTLTLPRVPSPAGAGVRWREVTKTVTARRQLEGEGFEVRRPFPGTDLAVADPFLLLDHLGAVEYGPGEAKGAPWHPHRGFETVTYMLDGAFEHNDSTGGGGLITEGATQWMTAGAGVLHSELPPQDFVAKGGLFHGIQLWVNLPKSLKWTPAQYQDITAGQTVLLSSDDGGSLLRVIAGDLAGHRGPGVTRTPITYVHATVSPGAKLGLPWPQEFNALVYVLAGRGTVGTDRRPLEEGQLAVLGPGEALTLQAADGQDYNGSRTGWEVLLLGGLPIREPIARYGPFVMNTKAEIIQAVEDFQNGRLGTTAPRPVPHRTATDAPLGGDAAGE
- a CDS encoding helix-turn-helix domain-containing protein, which codes for MFETNDLDVGRSFMNATYGTELRMKGSERDQFIRHARYDVGCFCVDDVTLSMDIGYDVDPLGNLAIVQPRSGWVEHRWEGNSERVGPGDIAVISPPDRPFSATVHNLDFGSVVLSQPLLMRTAGFSEEEPDSSLQFSGTQPASADLGAQWREAVGYVRDVFSAGPDAMSEPLVVGNLARNLATNALRMFPNTGGPEPTSADGGDATAGAVARAVAFIEENAHKDISLADIAAAARVTPHALQIAFARHRTSSVFGCLRSVRLDRAHFELLAADDAASADGGETVASVGARWGFAKPADFVASYHHAYGVSPAETLAI
- a CDS encoding AraC family transcriptional regulator — encoded protein: MTADAQQPAVEWFDFTTSDPAAAQATTREMYGDCRQTLSSTEDFAFGFHRRSVADIGLDRLAHSATATADCDVFEDLMLFACLTGGRLSVTSSDQEAALNVGDTALYPPGVPIRISWSDMRAEVLSMPLRVAERAAAESCGEDEVRFTGTAPVSPAMDRFWRSTVGFVSHQLETPDSPLSAPLVRAETLDMLGAAVVQVFPNTTMTSHYRPGPGQISPAAVRRAADFIDVHAGRPITLDEIAAEASVSPQELNAAFASRFETTPFGYLRRVRLARAHRELQATDPATEVTVSSIATRWGFPSPEIFAVHYHDVYGQPPDHTLRN